The window GATGGCGCCAAAATTATGCACATCAATGTATAATCAGGACGAACGGAGCCTTGATCGCGACTCGAACTCGACCGGTGCTCGCGGGGTCGAATCGTCGCTGCTGGGGACATCGACTCCGTGCCGGCCGGACGAACGTATTTCACGCCGGAGCGCGTACCGTGGTACCATGAGGTTTGTCATCGTGGGATACGGGCGGGTCGGCTCGCGAACGGCGACCATCCTGGCAGAGGAGGGCCACGACCTCGTCGTCGTCGACAACGATGTCGATCGGACCGACCGCGCCGCCGAGGACGGGTTCGAGACGGTCCTCGGCGACGGTGCGGACGAGGAGACCCTGCTCGAGGCCGGTATCGACGAGGCCGACGCCATCGGCGCGTTCACGCCGGATCTCAACGTCAACTTCGCAGCCTGCATGGTCGGGAAACACCACGGCTGTCGGACGGTCCTGCGGATCGACGAGGACTACCGCGAGGACATCTACGAGAAGTACGCCGAGG is drawn from Halopiger aswanensis and contains these coding sequences:
- a CDS encoding potassium channel family protein codes for the protein MRFVIVGYGRVGSRTATILAEEGHDLVVVDNDVDRTDRAAEDGFETVLGDGADEETLLEAGIDEADAIGAFTPDLNVNFAACMVGKHHGCRTVLRIDEDYREDIYEKYAEDVDEIIYPERLGAAGAKTAMLGGDFNVVADLATNLQLTVLEIGADSPAVGKRVSELDLPASARVYAHGRERESLTIPLPGTELEAGDEVALIVETDHAEEVRSALAAST